In one Hydrogenobacter hydrogenophilus genomic region, the following are encoded:
- a CDS encoding glycosyltransferase family 4 protein has product MKLFINATHFYEHPSGLGVYTKNLVRALLSIHDQIKVFTGNPDIGCSNQQLVITPKWLNPRKGTIGHILRILWENSYLWIQTLRERPHILFSTVHEGVALPLVHTKQVITLHDTIALKFPQYFKRLKYYFTHFLPLVIKNSQAIVCVSENTKKDLLDYYKLNDKPVYVVYPGYDRDVFFPRYGSVFTKRFGKYFLFVGDMRPHKNLERLIKAVNELRCENFKLLIVGKKDMRFYPALWKMVRGYKLEEKVLFLDYVPLEDLPYLYSGAEAFVFPSLYEGFGLPLIEAMACGCPVIASDIPPLREVCDQSAYYVDPYDTHSVACALYQLLTNNSLKRRLRMLGLWRAKYFSWEKSARQHMSIFEELMA; this is encoded by the coding sequence ATGAAGCTTTTTATAAACGCAACTCACTTTTACGAACATCCCAGTGGTTTGGGTGTGTACACAAAAAACTTAGTTCGTGCTTTATTAAGTATTCATGATCAAATAAAAGTTTTCACTGGAAACCCAGATATAGGATGCTCAAACCAACAATTGGTAATAACACCTAAGTGGTTAAATCCAAGGAAGGGAACCATTGGCCACATTCTTCGCATACTGTGGGAGAACAGCTATCTATGGATTCAGACATTAAGAGAAAGGCCTCACATACTTTTTTCTACAGTTCATGAAGGTGTTGCACTACCTTTAGTGCATACCAAACAAGTAATAACACTACACGATACTATTGCTCTCAAGTTTCCCCAGTACTTTAAAAGACTGAAATACTACTTTACCCACTTTTTACCGCTGGTAATAAAAAATTCCCAAGCTATTGTGTGCGTTTCTGAAAACACAAAAAAAGACCTGCTTGATTACTACAAACTCAACGATAAACCAGTATATGTAGTGTACCCAGGCTATGACAGAGATGTCTTTTTCCCAAGATATGGGTCTGTGTTTACAAAAAGGTTTGGAAAGTACTTTCTCTTTGTAGGAGACATGAGGCCACACAAAAACCTTGAAAGACTTATAAAGGCTGTAAATGAGCTAAGATGTGAAAACTTCAAACTCTTAATAGTTGGGAAGAAGGATATGCGCTTCTATCCAGCTCTCTGGAAGATGGTAAGAGGGTATAAACTAGAGGAAAAAGTTCTTTTTTTAGACTATGTGCCTCTTGAAGATTTGCCTTACCTTTACTCAGGCGCAGAAGCTTTTGTATTTCCTTCTCTTTATGAGGGTTTTGGTTTGCCACTGATTGAAGCTATGGCGTGTGGTTGTCCCGTGATAGCTTCTGACATACCTCCACTTAGAGAGGTATGTGATCAAAGTGCCTATTATGTAGACCCTTACGATACTCATAGTGTAGCGTGTGCTCTTTACCAATTGCTCACAAACAATTCACTAAAAAGAAGGCTCCGCATGTTGGGGCTCTGGCGCGCAAAATACTTCTCTTGGGAGAAGTCTGCAAGACAGCATATGAGTATATTTGAGGAGCTTATGGCTTAA
- the carB gene encoding carbamoyl-phosphate synthase large subunit produces the protein MPKRTDIKKILIIGSGPIVIGQAAEFDYSGTQACKALKEEGYSIVLVNSNPATIMTDPSVADRTYIEPLTVDVLEEIIRRERPDALLPTLGGQTALNLAVELYEKGILEKYSVELIGASYSAIKKGEDRELFRRSMQKIGLKVPESAVVSSVEEGLTAIKDIGFPAILRPAFTLGGTGGSIAYNIEEFKEKLKLALGTSPIHQVLIDKSLIGWKEYEFEVIRDSKDNVIIVCSIENFDPMGVHTGDSITVAPAQTLTDKEYQILRDACIEIMREVGVDTGGSNIQFAVNPENGDFYVIEMNPRVSRSSALASKATGFPIAKVAAKLAVGYTLDELKNDITKDTPASFEPSIDYVVVKIPRFDFAKFPQTDRTLTTMMKSVGEVMAIGRTFKEAFMKAIRSLEIDAYGLLRPSFDHVPQDTLIKHLRTPNPDRVWYIASAFRRGYSVEQVYEYTKIDRWFLHNIKEIVDFENTLRESPLDQETLRKAKELGYSDVEIALLKSMSEEEIRNIRNTARIIPAFKGVDTCAGEFFAYTPYYYSTYERPYYTIEGEELLDED, from the coding sequence ATGCCAAAGCGCACAGACATTAAGAAAATCCTCATCATAGGCTCGGGTCCCATAGTGATAGGTCAGGCTGCAGAGTTTGATTACTCGGGAACTCAAGCTTGTAAAGCTCTCAAAGAGGAAGGCTACAGTATAGTGCTTGTCAACTCAAACCCAGCTACCATAATGACAGACCCAAGCGTAGCAGACAGGACCTACATAGAACCCCTCACGGTAGATGTCCTTGAGGAAATAATAAGAAGGGAAAGACCAGACGCTCTTCTTCCCACACTTGGTGGGCAGACCGCTTTAAACTTGGCGGTAGAACTCTACGAGAAGGGCATTTTGGAAAAATACTCTGTGGAGCTAATTGGTGCCAGCTACAGTGCCATAAAGAAGGGTGAGGACAGAGAGCTCTTCAGAAGGTCCATGCAAAAAATAGGGCTCAAAGTTCCAGAAAGTGCTGTAGTGTCTTCTGTAGAAGAAGGACTCACCGCTATAAAGGACATAGGTTTTCCTGCCATACTAAGACCTGCATTCACCCTTGGTGGCACAGGTGGGTCTATAGCCTATAACATAGAGGAATTCAAAGAGAAGCTCAAGCTGGCACTCGGCACATCACCCATACATCAGGTTCTCATAGACAAGTCCCTAATAGGTTGGAAGGAGTACGAGTTTGAAGTCATAAGAGACTCAAAAGATAATGTGATAATAGTCTGTTCTATAGAGAACTTTGATCCCATGGGCGTGCATACAGGAGACTCCATAACGGTAGCACCTGCTCAAACCCTCACAGACAAAGAGTATCAGATCCTGAGAGATGCTTGTATAGAGATCATGAGAGAGGTGGGTGTGGATACGGGAGGTTCTAACATCCAGTTTGCTGTAAACCCAGAAAATGGGGACTTCTACGTTATAGAGATGAACCCAAGGGTTTCAAGGTCTTCCGCCTTGGCTTCAAAAGCTACGGGTTTCCCTATTGCAAAGGTGGCAGCCAAGTTAGCGGTGGGATACACCCTTGACGAGCTAAAAAACGATATAACAAAGGACACACCTGCATCCTTTGAACCTTCCATAGACTATGTAGTGGTAAAGATCCCACGCTTTGACTTTGCTAAGTTTCCACAAACGGACAGAACTCTTACCACTATGATGAAGTCTGTAGGTGAGGTTATGGCAATAGGTAGGACTTTCAAAGAAGCCTTTATGAAAGCCATAAGAAGCCTTGAGATAGATGCCTATGGGCTTCTGCGCCCATCTTTTGACCATGTTCCTCAGGACACACTCATTAAGCACCTTAGGACACCTAATCCAGACAGAGTATGGTACATAGCCAGCGCTTTCAGAAGAGGCTATTCGGTAGAACAAGTCTATGAATACACCAAGATAGACAGATGGTTCTTACACAACATAAAAGAAATAGTAGACTTTGAAAACACACTAAGGGAATCCCCACTTGACCAAGAGACCCTGAGGAAAGCAAAAGAGTTAGGATACTCTGATGTGGAGATAGCTCTGCTTAAAAGTATGAGCGAAGAAGAAATAAGAAACATAAGAAACACAGCGCGCATAATACCTGCCTTTAAGGGTGTGGATACATGCGCCGGAGAGTTCTTTGCGTACACTCCCTACTACTACTCCACCTACGAAAGGCCCTATTACACTATAGAGGGAGAAGAGCTTCTTGACGAAGATTAA
- the ppa gene encoding inorganic diphosphatase, with translation MKNIPPGKNPPEDIYVVVEIPQDSPIKYELDKETSTIFVDRFLYTAMHYPFNYGFIPQTLADDGDPVDVLVISRYPVIPGSVIRCRPIGGLEMRDEEGIDTKLLAVPHSKVDPTYDHIKSVDDLPKALLDKIKHFFEHYKELEPGKWVKVEGFKGVQFAIEEIKKGIENYKKTS, from the coding sequence ATGAAGAACATACCACCCGGTAAAAACCCCCCAGAAGATATATACGTAGTTGTGGAAATACCCCAAGACAGTCCCATTAAGTACGAGCTTGATAAAGAAACCTCTACCATTTTTGTGGATAGATTTCTCTATACCGCTATGCACTATCCTTTCAATTATGGCTTTATACCTCAGACACTTGCAGATGATGGTGATCCTGTAGATGTGCTTGTCATCTCAAGGTATCCTGTCATTCCCGGAAGTGTAATAAGGTGTAGACCAATAGGTGGCTTGGAGATGAGGGACGAAGAGGGTATAGATACAAAGCTTTTGGCAGTTCCTCACTCAAAGGTGGACCCCACATACGATCATATTAAGTCCGTTGATGACCTACCCAAGGCATTACTTGACAAGATAAAGCACTTTTTTGAACATTACAAAGAGTTAGAACCAGGCAAATGGGTAAAGGTAGAAGGTTTCAAGGGCGTACAGTTTGCCATAGAGGAGATAAAGAAGGGTATAGAAAACTACAAAAAGACTTCATGA
- a CDS encoding KpsF/GutQ family sugar-phosphate isomerase, protein MSFDILTEAKKVFDTEIQELIRLKENLDESFVKAVEILLSCEGKVITTGVGKSGHIAQKIASTLSSTGTPAHFLHPSEALHGDLGVIDYRDVLLAISNSGESPEVISLIPYVKLLKVPIIAITNRKDSTLAKYADVHIFLNVKKEACPLELAPTSSSTASLLVGDALAMVLLQLRGFTKEDFALRHPAGSLGRRLKVVRELYHTGDEVPIVYEETPMTDVIIEMTSKGFGATAVIDKSGKLVGIITDGDLRRFVKNGGDFNTAKAGDVMTKTPKTAKANELAAEALKRMEDHKITVLIVIDDEGKPEGIIHMHDILKAGVL, encoded by the coding sequence ATGAGTTTCGATATACTCACAGAAGCCAAAAAGGTTTTTGACACAGAGATTCAGGAACTCATAAGGTTGAAAGAGAACCTTGATGAGAGCTTTGTTAAGGCAGTAGAAATTCTTCTATCTTGCGAAGGAAAAGTCATTACCACTGGTGTGGGTAAATCTGGACACATAGCGCAAAAGATAGCCTCTACCCTTTCAAGTACCGGTACTCCTGCGCACTTTCTGCACCCTTCTGAAGCCCTACACGGTGACCTTGGTGTTATAGATTACAGGGATGTCCTTTTGGCTATATCAAACAGCGGAGAATCTCCCGAAGTGATATCCCTAATACCCTACGTGAAGCTTCTAAAGGTGCCCATCATAGCTATAACCAACAGAAAAGACTCCACCCTTGCTAAGTATGCGGATGTACATATATTTTTAAATGTAAAGAAGGAAGCTTGTCCTCTTGAGCTTGCGCCCACGAGCTCCTCTACCGCATCTTTGCTTGTGGGTGATGCCCTTGCCATGGTTCTTCTTCAGCTAAGAGGTTTTACTAAGGAAGATTTTGCCCTCAGGCATCCTGCAGGAAGTCTTGGCAGACGCTTAAAAGTAGTCAGAGAGCTCTACCATACGGGAGATGAAGTTCCTATAGTTTATGAAGAGACACCCATGACAGATGTGATCATAGAAATGACCAGTAAAGGCTTTGGTGCTACTGCGGTGATAGACAAAAGTGGAAAGCTAGTAGGAATAATAACAGACGGAGACCTCAGAAGGTTTGTAAAAAACGGTGGAGACTTCAACACTGCCAAGGCAGGAGATGTTATGACAAAAACTCCAAAAACTGCAAAGGCTAACGAACTTGCAGCAGAAGCTCTAAAGAGAATGGAAGATCATAAAATAACCGTGTTGATAGTTATAGATGATGAAGGTAAACCAGAAGGTATAATACATATGCACGATATACTCAAAGCTGGTGTTTTATGA
- the dxr gene encoding 1-deoxy-D-xylulose-5-phosphate reductoisomerase gives MRKLGVLGSTGSVGSQTLDIVRAYREEFHLVGIVAKKASEKLLKQAIEFKPHYVVSYEEPSKDWLNSLPKETTYIKGQDGLIEVISASDFLMNAISGIDGIIPTYEILRRNKRLLASNKESIVCLGDLIREKRDLVVPVDSEHNALFQLLSFVSAEDLRKVYLTASGGPFRERSLQDLEKATVDEALNHPRWKMGAKITVDSATLMNKGMEIIEAINLFDLSVDSIDVLIHPQSVVHGIVELKDGSFLFHVSQTDMKIPIMHALFYPDRKDYPFERKSLLDLSPISFEQVDREKFRALHLCKWSAQMGGAYIPALVGADQAAVEMFLEGHIKFLDIVRIVEDVLSMLSLPEPQNIEQVLNTINWAYQKGKEVSLKYA, from the coding sequence ATGAGAAAGTTGGGTGTGCTTGGTTCTACAGGTTCAGTAGGAAGCCAGACTCTTGATATTGTAAGAGCCTACAGAGAGGAGTTTCATCTTGTAGGCATAGTTGCCAAAAAAGCCTCTGAAAAACTCCTTAAGCAGGCAATAGAGTTTAAACCTCATTATGTAGTATCCTACGAAGAGCCTTCCAAAGATTGGTTAAACAGCCTTCCCAAAGAGACCACTTACATAAAGGGTCAGGATGGTCTCATAGAAGTCATATCCGCATCAGACTTTTTGATGAATGCCATATCGGGAATAGACGGCATAATTCCCACTTACGAAATACTCAGAAGAAATAAACGGCTTTTGGCTTCTAATAAAGAATCTATAGTTTGTCTTGGTGATCTTATTAGAGAAAAGAGGGATTTGGTAGTGCCCGTGGACAGCGAACATAACGCCCTCTTTCAGCTTCTTTCTTTTGTAAGCGCAGAAGATTTAAGAAAGGTATACCTTACTGCTTCTGGTGGACCCTTTAGGGAAAGATCACTCCAAGACTTGGAAAAGGCAACAGTTGATGAAGCCCTAAACCATCCAAGGTGGAAAATGGGTGCTAAGATAACCGTTGATTCTGCAACGCTTATGAATAAAGGTATGGAGATAATAGAAGCTATAAACCTTTTTGACCTTTCTGTTGATAGCATAGATGTGCTTATACATCCTCAAAGCGTAGTTCACGGTATAGTGGAGCTAAAAGACGGTAGTTTCTTGTTTCATGTGTCCCAAACAGATATGAAAATACCAATTATGCATGCACTCTTTTATCCAGATAGAAAAGACTATCCTTTTGAAAGGAAGAGCCTGCTTGACCTCTCACCCATTAGCTTTGAACAAGTTGACAGAGAGAAGTTTAGGGCACTCCACCTGTGCAAGTGGTCTGCTCAGATGGGAGGTGCATACATTCCCGCTCTGGTAGGTGCAGACCAAGCTGCGGTAGAGATGTTTCTTGAGGGACACATAAAGTTCTTAGACATAGTGCGCATAGTAGAAGATGTGCTCAGTATGCTAAGCCTGCCAGAACCTCAGAACATAGAGCAGGTTTTAAACACAATAAATTGGGCTTATCAAAAGGGTAAAGAGGTTTCTTTAAAGTATGCGTGA